Below is a genomic region from Hemitrygon akajei unplaced genomic scaffold, sHemAka1.3 Scf000047, whole genome shotgun sequence.
gtccgatgacatgagacaggaccgcgcagtcaatcggggtcagtggtATGtaactgaatgaaagtgtttccaatgatcccagtgcggcctgagccagtccacgattctgagactcaaacaggtagtgcaatgtgttcaggaggctccttttaccagcttcattccatgtgtttccactctggcgtttaaccttttccttcacccagtcaatcacccggcaggttgtttgatgaggaaatggacccagaaactcctccaggctccgagctgtcattggggaggagagaccagcaacaaaacggagaaatacctcaaatcgcccatctgtcgtgttgtgggcttcagtgaggaatttcaggatatccccgggatgtggattctggaattgtgcgactgcagctacaaactcttggatggtgaggtgtgggaatgtgtacaccacgctccgggcagatttctctctctccaaaagctccatcaggaacccggacaggaactgggaaggctgcagattgtacttgatcaaatctccatctgtaaacacaatcttcctctcggacactcctctgaaggccatctgaccaaccctgagtaacacatcacgggggttctcaatctcacggccgtggtttttcaggatgttgtaaatatagtaggagtagaGTTGGGTGacggtcttgggaactcgctgtgtGTCACTgaccctttgtgtgaagaaggggcccagtgccagagcgaggatccagcagtaggaggggttgtagctcatggtgtacaggatctcgttctccttcacgtgtttgaaaacagcttccgccaccgtctgatcttcaaaatacctgatgaaatattccttccgttcatcaccaacaaatcccaggatttcagcccagacactgatgtCTGCcctttccaataaatgtaacgcagtgggacgggtggtcaccagcactgaacaccctgggagcagcttgccctggattaaactgtacacaatgtcagacacttcacaccaccattcgggatctgggcactggtgcttgggttctgtatctctccgactgtcagcaaaatcgattctgtgtttgaattcatctaaactatcgaatataaacagcaatccctctgggttcttccagacctctctcagtaaaatcccaaagtaaggatattgatccagaatcagttccctcaggcttattctgcagttaatggagtttaaatcccggaacttgaaactgaagacaaattggaattgttggtatatcttcccagtggcccagtcataaacaatcttttgtaccattgtagttttcccgatccctgggactccagccactgctgccgaCATCCCGGATTTGTTTCCAAAGACAGATCTTTTCAATTTTTGAACAAAACTCCTCTTCAATAACTGATCAGTCCGAATTTTTTCCAGCTTACCCCGgagatgtttttctctccactcctcgtggtctctgcctcttgccagcagctcatgttccaccagtctccgatcacgaacagtagaaatgaccgtgagctcagcgtatcgatcaaccaactggaaaaccttcaccttctccctcatcaggatcgtgttcactctcagtttttCAGTCTGtgtccgcagagtctccttgtgtttccttCGAACATCTTTGGACATACAGAAATAGGTTGTCAATGTCTGATCTGATGAACATGGATCTCACGACATATTTTCTTTAATACAAAAAAATACTTGTCAAAGACATTGTTTGGGTGAAATCGGGAGATCAGAGATAAGAATGTCTGAAAATGAACGATGGCCCAGAAACATTTCTGATCTGATTCAGATCCGCTGTTAAagtctccactctcccctctgtcGGTAGTTTGCAGATTCCCCGGTGTTCCAGCGAGCACCGAGTGCTCAcgtgattctggagaggagagtgttgtgTGGAGCGGGTGGTTTCACTGCTTTCACTGCTCAGCTTCTGCTGAACTGTGCAACCCTGCAGAGGGTAACAGTGGGGGGGTGAGGGGGCATTTACTTGCTCTACTGACTTTTACTTCTCTCACAATGGACCCCATGTTCTTGACATTCCTTTAGGATTAAGCTGTCGGTACTGAGCCACAGAAAAGGAACATAATTTCAGTTTCCTTTTGCAGGCTGAGCCAGTCACGATGTAACACACCCCGCACTGGTCTACAGTCTCTTATTCTCCGAGGAGCCGGTACATGAACCCAGGCAATTCCCCGATGATACGCGGAAGAGCAGGAAGCTGAAGAGGACGGCAGCGGTAATAGGGAACTCTAAAGTCAGGAGGACAGGTAGCCGATTCTGTGGACACCGATGGtactttgcctctcaggtgccattgACTGAAATGTTTCTGgtcgcgtccacaatatcctgaaaagggaggttGAGCAGCCGGAAGTCGTGGCAAACATTGGTAACAACGACATAGGAAAAGcaaagggaggaggtctggaaAACAGAACGCAGGAGGttaggaaaaaagctgaggaacagGGCCTCAAAagtagtgatctcaggattgctgcctgtgccacccgACAGTGGCAataggagtagaatgaggtggcagagaaatgaagggacaggcaggaaggcataggcggtggtggtGTGGCTGTGCTGGTACCAGATGGAATCAAATCTTGATAAAGATGTTACATAGggttagagaatgttgaatctttgtgggtggagataaGAAACTACAGGGGTTAAAAAAAGCTTTATGGGAATCTTATATTGGCCTGCAAATAGCAGCGAAGGTgttgggttgagattgcaaagtgaGCTGGGAAAGGCGTGTCATCAAGGTGATGACATAATTCAATTTGCACGGGGAATTAGAAAATCAAACAAACTTCAGGagtcggatcgcaagagagggaatttattgaatACCTACGAGAGAgcgttttagagcagcttgtgcttgagacaACTCATGAAAATTATATCTTTGATTGAGTGTTATGTAATAGCCCGGATCTTATAAGGAAGCTTAATGCAAAAGAACCCTCAGctggtagtgatcataatatgagttaattcatactgcagtttcaGATGGAGAAGCATAACTTAACGTATCAGTATCGtaatggaataaagtgaattacagagacaccagagagaagctttcccaggtagattggagaaggataccagTGGAGATGACGGcacagcagagatggctgaagcttCCGGGAATGGGGCACAAGTGGAAGGATAGATACGGCCCACGGAGGATTAAGTTCTCAAGTGTCACGTGCaggcaaccatggttgacaaaggaagttaaggattgcataaaaTCCAAGGAACGGGCTTACAAGATAACAAAAGTGAGGGGAAATTAGATGAATATAAAACTTAtataatccaacaaaaggcaactaaaaaagctataagaagggaaaagatgaaatatgagggcagaaaagccaataatataaagcaggataataaacacttttttcagttatatgaagagttgaagggaggtgagagttgatactggaacactggaaaatgatgttggtgagataGTAATGGTGGACAAACAACTGGCAGAATAACCTAATGTGTACTTTGCGTatatcttcactgtgaaagacgctAGCAGCATGCAGTGGTCTGCGAGTGACAGGCAGTAGGAGAGAGTGCCTTTGCTATTTCCAAAGAAAAAGTTCTTAGCATACTGAACACTCCTAAGTTGATAAATCTCctaggccagatggactacatcccagagtcctgagagaggttgctgaagagatgacggatggattggtcatgatctttgaagaatcacttgattcggtcatggtcccagaggactggaagattgcaattcTCACTCTGCTCTttaggaagggaggaaggcaaagaaggaaaattataggtcagttagccaaacctcagtgattgggaaagaaTTGGAGTATCTTATTAAGGTTGAGATATCAAGGTACTGCGAGACTAATGACCAAACAAGTTAACATGGTTTCTGTTAGAATTCATCGTGGGAGTAAGAAGCAGGGCGGACAACGGAGTCAGTGGAtaccatttacttggattttcagaaggcatttgataaggtgccgcacatgagtctGTTTAACCAGATAAAGGTGTAGATACTGACACGTGtaacggaatggctgacaggcagcaggcagcgagtgggaataaaaggggccttttctgattggctcccagtgactggtggtgttccgcagggatcagtattgggaccactgactttcagattgtttgtcaatgatttagatgatggaatgaaAGTATttttggcaaagtttgcagattatacaaagataggtagtgagattgcaacaggactgagacaaattggaagaatgggcaataaagtggtagatggaatatagtgttggaaatgtatgataatgcattttggtaaaaggagcagAATATTATCTAAACGGGAAGACGGTCCaagaatcagaggtgcagagggacttcggAGTCTCGAGCAAGACTCCCAGAATATTAATTTaaaggttgattctgtggtaaaggcggcaaatgcaacgttggcatttattTAGAAGAGAAttgaatatagatagatagatagatagatagatagatagatagatagatagatagatagatagatagatagatagatagatagatagatagatagatactttattcatccccatggggaaattcaacttttttttccaatgtcccatacacttgttgtagcaaaactaattacatacaatacttaactcagtaaaaatatgatctgcatctaaatcactatctcaaaaagcattaataatagcttttaaaagttcttaagtcctggcggttgaattgtaaagcctaatggcattggggagtattgacctcttcatcctgtctgaggtgcattgcatcgatagtaacctgtcgctgaaactgcttctctgtctctggatggtgctatgtagaggatgttcagagttttccataattgaccgtagcctactcagcgcccttcgctcagctaccgatgttaaactctccagtactttgcccacga
It encodes:
- the LOC140720826 gene encoding NACHT, LRR and PYD domains-containing protein 3-like isoform X2, producing MDTDLNSAISAFLSNCEDQQLFRLTRFYMERLEQAIEEGVEGVGFMLMGEDHFTGPEYHSVTELAENGNRAGASKLLLDLVMEKGSGAQRVMWESFVKLHHHLPKLSRILNEIRERGDGQFAYMDTERGLSEVPAHLKDVRRKHKETLRTQTEKLRVNTILMREKVKVFQLVDRYAELTVISTVRDRRLVEHELLARGRDHEEWREKHLRGKLEKIRTDQLLKRSFVQKLKRSVFGNKSGMSAAVAGVPGIGKTTMVQKIVYDWATGKIYQQFQFVFSFKFRDLNSINCRISLRELILDQYPYFGILLREVWKNPEGLLFIFDSLDEFKHRIDFADSRRDTEPKHQCPDPEWWCEVSDIVYSLIQGKLLPGCSVLVTTRPTALHLLERADISVWAEILGFVGDERKEYFIRYFEDQTVAEAVFKHVKENEILYTMSYNPSYCWILALALGPFFTQRVSDTQRVPKTVTQLYSYYIYNILKNHGREIENPRDVLLRVGQMAFRGVSERKIVFTDGDLIKYNLQPSQFLSGFLMELLEREKSARSVVYTFPHLTIQEFVAAVAQFQNPHPGDILKFLTEAHNTTDGRFEVFLRFVAGLSSPMTARSLEEFLGPFPHQTTCRVIDWVKEKVKRQSGNTWNEAGKRSLLNTLHYLFESQNRGLAQAALGSLETLSFSYIPLTPIDCAVLSHVIGLCDTIKHLNLENCHIQCEGIQRLGPGLHKCQELRLSGNELQDSGVKLVSAALRNPECKIQKLELYRVGLTDFGAEDLASALSTNPSLTELHLSSNKLGDSGVKLVSAALRNPECKIQKLWLDNVGLTDSGAEDLVSALSTNPSLTELDLSGNELGDSGVKLVSAALRNPECKMQELGLRGVGLTDSGAEDLVSALSTNPSLTVLNLALNPLTDRSVPALRRLILTLPSLKRIWLGGNHFSETGRKELRSLQEPRPGLTVTV